In one Tessaracoccus palaemonis genomic region, the following are encoded:
- a CDS encoding LacI family DNA-binding transcriptional regulator codes for MARAAGNRRRATLADVAELSGMSKTAVSLILNDRPGSRLSKDAADRVRAAAAELGYKPNPAAQSLRLGKTRTIGFISNEVTITRYASAMTRGILAAAKSYDHTVLMSETGGSIDQLPLAIDQMLDRRVDGLIIGLMGARLITAPAIPDDVPAVIVNGRTTSGLPSILPAEHEAGTAVAATLTSAGHRHIAVLGALPTIAADPRLSLTIGRRFEGLEAAFAAADAEPRIVEVPDWSPETGFAFTNSLLDSHPEVTAIIAGNDNVAFGIYQALAQRGMRIPDDISVISFDDEELARYLRPGLTTARLPYDEMAATAVDMILGDREMGDLFVPMPLTIRSSVGPPR; via the coding sequence GTGGCACGAGCTGCCGGGAACCGCCGCCGGGCAACGCTCGCCGACGTCGCCGAGTTGTCGGGCATGTCCAAGACCGCCGTCAGCCTCATCCTCAACGACCGACCGGGTTCGCGCCTGTCGAAGGACGCGGCGGATCGCGTCCGGGCTGCTGCGGCCGAGCTCGGCTACAAGCCGAACCCCGCTGCCCAGAGCCTCCGCCTCGGCAAGACGCGCACCATCGGGTTCATCTCCAACGAAGTCACCATCACCCGCTACGCCTCGGCCATGACGCGCGGCATCCTGGCGGCCGCGAAGTCCTACGACCACACGGTGCTGATGTCCGAGACAGGGGGCAGCATCGACCAGCTGCCGCTCGCCATCGACCAGATGCTCGACCGTCGCGTCGACGGACTCATCATCGGTCTGATGGGCGCGCGCCTGATCACCGCTCCCGCGATCCCCGACGACGTCCCCGCGGTGATCGTCAACGGCCGGACCACCAGCGGCCTGCCGAGCATCCTCCCCGCCGAACACGAGGCAGGAACGGCAGTCGCCGCCACGCTCACCTCCGCGGGCCACCGGCACATCGCCGTGCTTGGGGCGCTCCCGACGATCGCCGCGGACCCGCGGCTGAGCCTGACGATCGGGCGGCGGTTCGAGGGACTGGAGGCGGCGTTCGCAGCCGCAGACGCCGAACCGCGCATCGTGGAGGTGCCGGACTGGTCGCCCGAGACCGGCTTCGCCTTCACCAACAGCCTCCTGGACTCCCACCCTGAGGTCACGGCCATCATCGCGGGCAACGACAACGTCGCCTTCGGCATCTACCAGGCCCTGGCCCAGCGCGGCATGCGCATCCCCGACGACATCTCCGTCATCTCCTTCGACGACGAGGAGCTCGCCCGCTACCTCCGGCCGGGGCTGACCACCGCCCGTCTGCCGTACGACGAGATGGCCGCGACCGCCGTCGACATGATCCTGGGCGACCGCGAGATGGGCGATCTCTTTGTGCCCATGCCACTCACCATTCGCTCATCCGTCGGGCCACCCCGCTGA
- a CDS encoding IS3 family transposase (programmed frameshift) → MAAEKKSRRRYTAEYRAEAARLVIDTGRPIAHVAQELGIGSQLLGRWVQAERDRDAGEPDGDLSLDERAELKRLRREVSELRKDNEFLGKAAGLLRVEATTIERFELMAAEKANFEVARMARLLRVSRSGYYQWAQRRVAGPSSRARRQASLDERVRALHEASDQVYGAPRITADLHQEGTAVNVKTVASSLRRQGLEGISPRSFSPVTTIPGVPTHHIPDRVSREWDTGELNRVWVSDITYLRTGEGWLYLCVVRDGCSRRVLGWAMDSHQDSDLVERALTMARTLRGDVPGQVVFHADRGTQYTSDQLHRAAKRLGVEQSMGRTGVCFDNAMAESFWSTLKHEFYHRHTWPTRAQARREVARWIEVVYNRRRRHSALGYQRPVEFETTKTQTDTGRVTKDQAA, encoded by the exons ATGGCAGCAGAGAAGAAGAGTCGTCGGAGGTACACGGCGGAGTATCGGGCCGAGGCGGCTCGGTTGGTGATCGACACCGGGCGGCCGATCGCGCATGTGGCCCAGGAGTTGGGTATCGGGTCCCAGCTGTTGGGGCGGTGGGTCCAGGCGGAGCGTGATCGGGACGCTGGCGAGCCCGACGGCGATCTGAGCTTGGACGAGCGGGCCGAGTTGAAGCGGTTGCGTCGGGAAGTCAGCGAGCTACGCAAGGACAACGAGTTCCTGGGAAAAGCAGCTG GCCTTCTTCGCGTCGAAGCCACCACGATCGAACGGTTCGAACTGATGGCGGCGGAGAAGGCCAACTTTGAGGTGGCCCGGATGGCGCGGCTGTTGCGGGTGTCCAGGTCGGGTTACTACCAGTGGGCCCAGCGCCGCGTGGCTGGTCCGAGCAGCCGGGCTCGCCGGCAGGCGAGCTTGGATGAACGGGTCCGTGCTCTGCATGAGGCCTCTGACCAGGTCTACGGCGCGCCGAGGATCACCGCTGATCTCCACCAGGAGGGCACGGCAGTCAACGTGAAGACGGTCGCTTCGTCGTTGCGTCGGCAGGGTCTGGAGGGGATCTCCCCGCGCTCGTTCTCGCCGGTGACCACGATCCCGGGGGTCCCGACTCACCACATTCCCGACCGGGTCAGCCGCGAGTGGGACACGGGAGAGTTGAACAGGGTGTGGGTCTCGGACATCACCTACCTGCGGACCGGGGAGGGCTGGCTCTACCTGTGTGTGGTGCGTGACGGGTGTTCCCGGCGGGTGCTGGGCTGGGCGATGGACTCCCACCAGGACAGTGACCTGGTCGAACGCGCGTTGACTATGGCGAGAACCCTCCGTGGTGACGTCCCGGGGCAGGTCGTGTTCCATGCCGACCGCGGCACGCAGTACACCTCCGACCAACTGCACCGCGCCGCGAAACGCCTCGGGGTGGAGCAGTCGATGGGACGCACCGGGGTGTGCTTCGACAACGCGATGGCTGAGTCGTTCTGGTCCACGCTGAAGCACGAGTTCTACCACCGGCACACCTGGCCGACCCGGGCCCAAGCCCGACGGGAGGTCGCCCGCTGGATCGAGGTCGTCTACAACCGACGACGACGTCACTCAGCCCTGGGCTACCAACGCCCCGTCGAGTTCGAAACCACCAAGACCCAGACCGACACCGGCCGGGTCACCAAGGATCAAGCCGCGTAA
- a CDS encoding acyltransferase family protein → MAAQRLVWIDRIRALGIIMVVTYHTEIALVSRGIDLIPGMWTWNAATSAMRMQIIIFVSGFLLERTLRKSWGVFLDNKLRTIAWPWFVWTSILAIFLVIGSWGFGGHTFGWQQVFDTYLSQYTYTWYLAYLFAFFVIARLLTPAIRAWSIPVLLVFAQWVGDYDGWHTRFPYMLALFFLGELVARHPRWWDVLKKKWVLALFVLVTAASLVAGPLGFKTWYTIWSVPGTVTFVAVLVLLSDRITRPIGWLETIGREAIVFYASHLPFLKTASYLAVILGLGRWPATILILAAALGIPALLVKLRSRYRAVGWLYEWNPKSPPKSAPVVP, encoded by the coding sequence GTGGCCGCGCAGAGACTCGTCTGGATCGACCGGATCCGGGCGCTGGGAATCATCATGGTGGTGACCTATCACACGGAGATCGCCCTGGTCTCGCGCGGCATCGACCTGATCCCCGGCATGTGGACGTGGAACGCTGCCACATCGGCGATGCGGATGCAGATCATCATCTTCGTGTCCGGGTTCCTGCTGGAGCGCACGCTGCGGAAGTCGTGGGGCGTGTTCCTGGACAACAAGCTGCGCACCATCGCGTGGCCGTGGTTCGTGTGGACGTCGATCCTGGCGATCTTCCTCGTGATCGGCAGCTGGGGCTTCGGCGGGCACACGTTCGGCTGGCAGCAGGTTTTCGACACCTACCTCAGCCAGTACACCTACACCTGGTATCTGGCCTACCTGTTCGCGTTCTTCGTCATCGCACGGCTGCTGACCCCGGCGATCCGCGCGTGGTCGATCCCCGTCCTGCTCGTGTTTGCCCAGTGGGTCGGTGATTACGACGGCTGGCACACGCGCTTCCCGTACATGCTGGCGCTGTTCTTCCTCGGCGAGCTCGTCGCCCGGCACCCGCGGTGGTGGGATGTGCTGAAGAAGAAGTGGGTGCTGGCGCTGTTCGTGCTTGTCACCGCCGCGTCGCTGGTCGCGGGGCCGCTCGGGTTCAAGACGTGGTACACCATCTGGTCCGTGCCGGGAACCGTGACTTTCGTGGCCGTGCTGGTGCTGCTGTCGGACCGGATCACGCGACCGATCGGCTGGCTGGAGACCATCGGCCGCGAGGCGATCGTCTTCTATGCGTCGCACCTGCCGTTCCTGAAGACCGCGTCGTACCTCGCGGTGATCCTCGGACTGGGCCGCTGGCCCGCGACGATCCTGATCCTGGCCGCGGCCCTGGGCATCCCCGCGCTGCTGGTGAAGTTGCGGTCCCGCTACCGCGCCGTCGGCTGGCTGTACGAGTGGAACCCGAAGTCGCCGCCGAAGTCCGCCCCGGTGGTTCCCTGA
- a CDS encoding NifB/NifX family molybdenum-iron cluster-binding protein, whose protein sequence is MIIATPVDAEGRAAGSWGRAHFVAIADVVDGAVAAWAVHEVAWDESHDSGTHGSHHARVVTFLREQGVQAVVVDHVGDGMQRMLGTMGIPILPATPGDAQASVLAAVAWAQT, encoded by the coding sequence GTGATCATCGCAACACCCGTCGACGCCGAAGGGCGCGCGGCCGGATCCTGGGGGCGCGCCCACTTCGTCGCGATCGCGGACGTCGTCGACGGCGCCGTCGCGGCCTGGGCGGTGCACGAGGTCGCGTGGGACGAGTCGCACGACAGCGGCACCCACGGGTCGCACCACGCCCGCGTCGTCACCTTCCTGCGCGAGCAGGGGGTGCAGGCGGTCGTCGTCGACCACGTCGGCGACGGCATGCAGCGCATGCTCGGCACGATGGGGATCCCCATCCTGCCGGCCACGCCGGGCGACGCGCAGGCCTCCGTGCTGGCCGCCGTCGCATGGGCACAGACCTAG
- a CDS encoding acetylxylan esterase, with the protein MPAIDLPLAGLETYRSAAVAPDDFDERWATTLAEARAVEMVPVVTPVQTGLRLVDVFDVTFPGFGGDPVRAWLVVSAGTSERLPVVVTFQGYGGGRGLPIEHLTWANAGYAQLFMDTRGQGSSWGSGGHTDDPHGAGPSVPGFLLRGIESLETYYYRRLIVDAVRAVDAARELPQVDPERVVVAGISQGGGLAIAAAALADGVVAAMPDVPFLCDFARAVDVSTTTPYAEVARYLSVHRDRVATVFETLNYVDGVHFAARATVPALFSVALLDQTCPPSTVFGAYHAWAGEASIEVYPFNDHEGGQEHQVAVQLAWLQKRMETL; encoded by the coding sequence ATGCCCGCGATCGACCTGCCGCTGGCCGGGCTCGAGACCTACCGGTCCGCAGCCGTCGCGCCCGATGACTTCGATGAGCGCTGGGCGACCACGCTGGCCGAGGCGCGCGCCGTCGAGATGGTGCCGGTGGTCACGCCCGTGCAGACGGGGCTGAGGCTCGTCGACGTGTTCGACGTGACCTTCCCGGGGTTCGGTGGCGACCCCGTCCGGGCGTGGCTCGTCGTGTCGGCGGGGACCTCGGAGCGGCTGCCCGTCGTCGTCACCTTCCAGGGCTACGGCGGTGGCCGTGGGCTGCCCATCGAGCACCTGACCTGGGCGAACGCCGGCTACGCGCAGCTGTTCATGGACACGCGCGGGCAGGGGTCGTCGTGGGGGAGCGGCGGCCACACCGACGACCCGCACGGCGCCGGCCCGTCGGTGCCCGGTTTCCTGCTGCGTGGCATCGAGAGTCTCGAGACGTACTACTACCGTCGCCTGATCGTCGACGCGGTCCGCGCCGTCGACGCGGCCAGGGAACTGCCGCAGGTGGACCCGGAGCGGGTGGTCGTCGCGGGCATCAGCCAGGGCGGGGGGCTCGCGATCGCCGCGGCGGCGCTGGCCGACGGGGTCGTCGCGGCGATGCCCGACGTGCCGTTCCTGTGCGACTTCGCCCGCGCCGTCGACGTGTCGACGACGACGCCGTACGCCGAGGTCGCCCGGTACCTGTCGGTGCACCGCGACCGCGTCGCGACGGTGTTCGAGACCCTGAACTACGTCGACGGCGTGCACTTCGCGGCCCGGGCGACCGTGCCGGCGCTGTTCTCCGTCGCGCTGCTCGACCAGACCTGCCCGCCGTCGACGGTGTTCGGCGCCTACCATGCGTGGGCAGGCGAGGCGTCGATCGAGGTCTACCCGTTCAACGACCACGAGGGTGGCCAGGAACACCAGGTGGCGGTCCAGCTCGCCTGGCTTCAGAAGAGGATGGAGACGCTGTGA
- a CDS encoding AGE family epimerase/isomerase: MQIIERDTHRNWLDGHFLSLLEFGRRTPVDGGGAAWLDDDGSPVAAEGVQCWITCRTVHTYSLGALQGIPGARVIAQRALDGLTGPLYDDVNGGWFAQVGGTLPPGARDKAAYAHAFVVLAATSGVLAELDGAGDLLAEALRTVEERFWDEEAGLVVDTFNDDFTVLDPYRGINANMHTVEAFLAAADVTGDRIWLDRAARIGAFAARAAKANGWRLPEHFDEQWSPLLEFNADVPGDKFKPYGATVGHGIEWARLLLNLEAAGAKGADWAEAAVALFDRAVEDGWDAERGGFAYTTDWTGTPVVADRMHWVVAEAIGAAASLWKRTGDARYAQLYATWWDYADAYVLDHEHGSWHHQLDPENRPTDTVWPGKADLYHAAQCTLIPRLPLAPTMASAIARGTEL, translated from the coding sequence ATGCAGATCATCGAACGAGACACGCACAGGAACTGGCTGGATGGGCACTTCCTCAGCCTGCTTGAGTTCGGCCGCCGCACCCCGGTCGACGGTGGGGGAGCCGCCTGGCTCGACGATGATGGAAGCCCCGTGGCGGCGGAGGGCGTGCAGTGCTGGATCACCTGCCGGACCGTCCACACGTACAGCCTCGGCGCACTGCAGGGCATCCCCGGTGCGCGGGTCATCGCGCAGAGGGCGCTCGACGGTCTGACCGGGCCGCTGTACGACGACGTCAACGGAGGGTGGTTCGCCCAGGTCGGCGGCACGTTGCCGCCCGGCGCCCGCGACAAGGCCGCCTACGCGCACGCGTTCGTGGTGCTGGCGGCGACCTCCGGCGTGCTCGCCGAACTCGACGGGGCAGGCGATCTCCTGGCCGAGGCGCTGCGCACCGTCGAGGAGAGATTCTGGGACGAGGAGGCCGGGCTGGTCGTCGACACGTTCAACGACGACTTCACCGTGCTCGACCCGTACCGCGGCATCAACGCGAACATGCACACCGTCGAGGCGTTCCTCGCCGCGGCGGACGTGACGGGGGACCGGATCTGGCTCGACCGGGCCGCACGCATCGGGGCCTTCGCAGCCCGGGCCGCCAAGGCCAACGGGTGGCGGCTGCCCGAGCACTTCGACGAGCAGTGGAGCCCGCTGCTGGAGTTCAACGCCGACGTCCCGGGCGACAAGTTCAAGCCGTACGGCGCCACCGTCGGGCACGGCATCGAGTGGGCGCGGTTGTTGCTGAACCTGGAGGCTGCGGGGGCGAAGGGGGCCGACTGGGCCGAGGCTGCCGTCGCGCTGTTCGACCGCGCCGTCGAGGACGGGTGGGATGCCGAGCGCGGTGGCTTCGCCTACACGACCGACTGGACGGGGACCCCGGTCGTCGCGGACCGCATGCACTGGGTCGTCGCGGAGGCCATCGGTGCGGCCGCGTCGCTGTGGAAGCGCACGGGTGACGCCCGCTACGCGCAGCTCTACGCCACGTGGTGGGACTACGCCGACGCCTACGTGCTCGACCATGAGCACGGCTCGTGGCACCACCAGCTCGACCCCGAGAACCGGCCGACCGACACCGTCTGGCCGGGCAAGGCCGACCTGTACCACGCGGCGCAGTGCACGCTCATCCCGCGTCTGCCGCTCGCGCCCACCATGGCCAGCGCCATCGCTCGCGGAACGGAGCTCTGA
- a CDS encoding amino acid ABC transporter substrate-binding protein/permease encodes MRRPLIRGSAVRPLALLALLFSVLVTTLVAPLAARADDDAVKGKTFVIATDTTFAPFEYRDESGDMTGIDIDLINKIAEMKGFTVDIKAVGFDAALQAVQSRQADGVIAGMSITDERKKIFDFSDPYFSSGVQMAVKDGSDITSYADLKGQTVVAKTGAEGLTFAESIADQYGFTVKALDKADTMYSEVTTGNAAAVFDDYPVLAYGISQDNGLKIVTPKEQGSSYGFAVLKGQNADLLEAFNSGLAELRADGTYHDILVQYLGDNAPEDSSQQVEGVKGETFVIATDTTFAPFEFRDASGNMTGIDVDLMKEVAERQGFDVEVKALGFDAALQAVQAGQADGVIAGMSITDERKKIFDFSDPYFDSGVQMAVAADDDSITGYADLEGKTVVAKTGAEGLAFAQSIADEYGFTVKALDKADTMYSEVQTGNAAAVFDDYPVLAYGISQGNGLKIVTPKEQGSSYGFAVLKGQNEDLLKAFNVGLQSMKEDGTYQQIMDKYLATGDTGDGSTSLSFWGLLAQSWPALMQGLGMTLAATALSLLFATVLGVIFGFFKVSGVWILKLLGSIYVDVFRGTPLLVQAFFFYFGLSAATGLKIDVFVAGVLTLSLNAGAYMTEIVRGGIQNVDTGQMEASRSLGLNWMQSMRKIIVPQALKIMTPSAINQFVITLKDTSLLAVLGLAELTYQGQQIIARTFRSFEMWLIIGAIYFVVIFALTKLSNALDRRINK; translated from the coding sequence ATGCGACGACCGCTGATCCGCGGCTCCGCCGTCCGACCCCTTGCGCTGCTGGCGCTGCTCTTCTCGGTGCTGGTGACCACGCTGGTCGCGCCGCTGGCCGCGCGCGCCGACGACGACGCGGTCAAGGGCAAGACGTTCGTGATCGCCACCGACACCACGTTCGCCCCGTTCGAGTACCGCGACGAGTCCGGCGACATGACCGGCATCGACATCGACCTCATCAACAAGATCGCCGAGATGAAGGGGTTCACGGTCGACATCAAGGCCGTCGGCTTCGACGCGGCCCTCCAGGCGGTGCAGTCGCGGCAGGCCGACGGCGTCATCGCCGGCATGTCCATCACGGACGAGCGCAAGAAGATCTTCGACTTCTCCGACCCGTACTTCAGCTCCGGCGTGCAGATGGCCGTCAAGGACGGCTCCGACATCACGAGCTATGCCGACCTCAAGGGCCAGACCGTCGTCGCGAAGACCGGGGCGGAGGGCCTGACGTTCGCGGAGTCCATCGCGGACCAGTACGGCTTCACCGTCAAGGCCCTCGACAAGGCCGACACCATGTACTCCGAGGTGACAACCGGCAACGCTGCCGCGGTCTTCGACGACTACCCCGTGCTCGCCTACGGCATCTCGCAGGACAACGGGCTGAAGATCGTCACGCCCAAGGAACAGGGCTCCAGCTACGGCTTCGCCGTCCTCAAGGGCCAGAACGCCGACCTGCTCGAGGCCTTCAACTCCGGGCTCGCCGAGCTCCGCGCCGACGGCACCTACCACGACATCCTTGTGCAGTACCTCGGCGACAACGCCCCCGAGGACAGCAGCCAGCAGGTCGAAGGCGTCAAGGGCGAGACATTCGTCATCGCCACCGACACCACCTTCGCCCCGTTCGAGTTCCGCGACGCCTCCGGCAACATGACCGGCATCGACGTCGACCTCATGAAGGAGGTCGCCGAGCGCCAGGGCTTCGACGTCGAGGTGAAGGCGCTGGGCTTCGACGCCGCCCTCCAGGCGGTCCAGGCGGGCCAGGCCGACGGCGTCATCGCCGGCATGTCCATCACCGACGAGCGCAAGAAGATCTTCGACTTCTCCGACCCGTACTTCGACTCGGGCGTGCAGATGGCGGTAGCGGCCGACGACGACTCCATCACCGGATACGCGGACCTCGAGGGCAAGACGGTCGTCGCGAAGACCGGGGCGGAGGGGCTCGCTTTCGCGCAGTCGATCGCCGACGAGTACGGCTTCACCGTCAAGGCCCTCGACAAGGCCGACACCATGTACTCCGAGGTCCAGACGGGCAACGCCGCAGCCGTGTTCGACGACTACCCCGTTCTCGCCTACGGCATCTCGCAGGGCAACGGCCTGAAGATCGTCACGCCCAAGGAGCAGGGCTCCAGCTACGGCTTCGCCGTCCTCAAGGGCCAGAACGAGGACCTCCTCAAGGCGTTCAACGTCGGGCTGCAGTCCATGAAGGAGGACGGCACCTACCAGCAGATCATGGACAAGTACCTCGCCACCGGCGACACGGGCGACGGCTCGACGTCACTGTCCTTCTGGGGGCTGCTGGCGCAGAGCTGGCCCGCCCTGATGCAGGGCCTCGGCATGACCCTGGCCGCGACCGCGCTGTCGCTGCTCTTCGCCACGGTGCTCGGCGTCATCTTCGGCTTCTTCAAGGTGAGCGGGGTCTGGATCCTGAAGCTGCTCGGCAGCATCTACGTCGACGTCTTCCGCGGCACGCCGCTGCTGGTGCAGGCGTTCTTCTTCTACTTCGGCCTGTCCGCCGCGACGGGTCTGAAGATCGACGTGTTCGTGGCTGGCGTGCTGACGCTGTCGCTCAACGCGGGCGCCTACATGACCGAGATCGTGCGGGGCGGCATCCAGAACGTCGACACGGGTCAGATGGAGGCGTCGCGCTCGCTCGGCCTGAACTGGATGCAGTCGATGCGCAAGATCATCGTGCCGCAGGCGCTGAAGATCATGACCCCGTCGGCCATCAACCAGTTCGTCATCACCCTGAAGGACACCTCGCTCCTGGCCGTGCTCGGCCTGGCCGAGCTGACCTACCAGGGCCAGCAGATCATCGCGCGGACCTTCCGCAGCTTCGAGATGTGGCTGATCATCGGCGCCATCTACTTCGTCGTCATCTTCGCGTTGACGAAACTGAGCAACGCGCTCGACAGGAGGATCAACAAGTGA
- a CDS encoding amino acid ABC transporter ATP-binding protein, which yields MSTTAEQTTPAAAPEGDVIVEVEDLHKSFGSNEVLKGIDTTIRKGEVVAIIGPSGSGKSTFLRCLNLLEEVTSGRVVVEGADLTAKGTDINVVRQKIGMVFQHFNLFPHKTALENITLAPIMLKKQSPAEAEKLGRDLLERVKLSEKADSRPAQLSGGQKQRVAIARALAMQPDIMLFDEPTSALDPEMVGEVLDVMQQLAKEGMTMVVVTHEMGFAREVGHRLMFMADGVIVEEGDPREILANPQEPRTQDFLSKVL from the coding sequence GTGAGCACCACAGCGGAGCAGACCACCCCGGCCGCCGCGCCGGAGGGCGACGTCATCGTCGAGGTGGAGGACCTGCACAAGTCGTTCGGATCCAACGAGGTCCTCAAGGGCATCGACACCACGATCCGCAAGGGTGAGGTCGTCGCGATCATCGGCCCGTCCGGATCGGGCAAGTCGACGTTCCTGCGCTGCCTCAACCTGCTGGAGGAGGTCACCTCCGGCCGGGTCGTCGTCGAGGGTGCCGATCTGACGGCCAAGGGCACCGACATCAACGTCGTGCGCCAGAAGATCGGCATGGTCTTCCAGCACTTCAACCTGTTCCCGCACAAGACCGCGCTGGAGAACATCACGCTGGCCCCGATCATGCTGAAGAAGCAGTCGCCGGCCGAGGCCGAGAAGCTGGGCCGGGACCTTCTCGAACGGGTCAAGCTGTCCGAGAAGGCCGACTCCCGCCCAGCCCAGCTGTCAGGCGGCCAGAAGCAGCGCGTGGCCATCGCCCGCGCGCTGGCGATGCAGCCCGACATCATGCTGTTCGACGAGCCCACCTCCGCCCTCGACCCCGAGATGGTCGGTGAGGTGCTCGACGTCATGCAGCAGCTGGCCAAGGAGGGCATGACGATGGTGGTGGTGACGCACGAGATGGGCTTCGCCCGCGAGGTCGGCCACCGCCTGATGTTCATGGCCGACGGCGTGATCGTCGAGGAGGGCGACCCGCGGGAGATTCTGGCGAATCCCCAGGAGCCCCGCACACAGGACTTCCTCTCCAAGGTGCTCTGA
- a CDS encoding GspE/PulE family protein, whose translation MHQTQDSVPPVDPGRGPAAAAPQGSPEADPDSPRRDGHVEGRDSMEWLGAYFSPKRAPEPEDPRERAVALAARLGLAFVDLTEFAVDASVVSLVPDAMARRHIALPIARAGERIMVAMADPENVIVLDDVAAVLREPVAPVVAEPDAIMAAIDRYHRVDSEVEELASAFAGADAETDQWSQDVDEGVDEAPIIRLVNLIIGQAITDRASDIHIEPMRDELRVRYRIDGVLKTVQSVPRSMIPGVISRLKVMADLDIGERRRPQDGRISVNHSGRTIDLRVASLPTVWGEKVVARVLDSPVASLQLSDLAMLERNMEVYSSSFSKPYGMILVTGPTGSGKSTTLYTTLAAISKPTVNVITVEDPVEYRMPGINQVQVNPKAGMTFAAALRSILRSDPDIILLGEIRDEETAKIAIESSLTGHLVLSTLHTNDAPSSVTRLIEMGVEPFLVGSALDSVIAQRLARRLCARCRKASTATAEELRIVGAPLTDPLPTVYRPIGCPECSETGYRGRIALHEVMAVDDEIERLASQNAPAAEIAEHAERAGMTRLRMDGWAKVLLGHTSIEEILRVTL comes from the coding sequence GTGCATCAGACGCAAGACAGCGTTCCGCCGGTCGATCCTGGCCGGGGACCCGCCGCAGCAGCGCCGCAGGGCAGCCCGGAGGCTGACCCCGACTCCCCGCGCCGCGACGGCCACGTCGAGGGCCGCGACTCGATGGAGTGGCTGGGCGCCTACTTCTCCCCCAAGCGCGCTCCCGAGCCGGAGGATCCGCGCGAGCGGGCCGTCGCGCTGGCCGCCCGCCTCGGGCTGGCCTTCGTCGACCTCACCGAGTTCGCCGTCGACGCGTCGGTCGTCTCCCTCGTTCCCGACGCGATGGCGCGGCGCCACATCGCCCTGCCGATCGCGCGCGCCGGTGAGCGCATCATGGTCGCGATGGCCGATCCCGAGAACGTCATCGTCCTCGACGACGTCGCGGCCGTCCTCCGCGAGCCCGTCGCGCCGGTCGTCGCCGAGCCGGATGCGATCATGGCGGCAATCGACCGCTACCACCGCGTCGACTCCGAGGTCGAGGAGCTCGCCTCCGCCTTCGCCGGGGCCGACGCGGAGACGGACCAGTGGAGCCAGGACGTCGACGAGGGCGTCGACGAGGCCCCGATCATCCGGCTGGTGAACCTGATCATCGGGCAGGCCATCACCGACCGCGCCTCCGACATCCACATCGAGCCGATGCGCGACGAGCTGCGCGTGCGCTACCGCATCGACGGCGTGCTCAAGACGGTGCAGTCCGTCCCCCGCTCCATGATCCCCGGCGTCATCAGCCGCCTGAAGGTCATGGCGGACCTCGACATCGGCGAGCGTCGCAGGCCGCAGGACGGCCGCATCTCCGTCAACCACAGCGGCCGCACGATCGACCTGCGCGTCGCCTCACTGCCGACCGTGTGGGGCGAGAAGGTCGTCGCCCGTGTCCTCGACTCGCCCGTTGCCAGCCTCCAGCTGAGCGACCTGGCGATGCTGGAACGCAACATGGAGGTCTACTCCTCGAGCTTCTCGAAGCCGTACGGCATGATCCTCGTCACCGGCCCGACGGGCTCCGGCAAGTCGACCACGCTGTACACGACGCTGGCCGCGATCTCGAAGCCCACGGTCAACGTGATCACGGTCGAGGATCCCGTCGAGTACCGGATGCCAGGGATCAACCAGGTCCAGGTGAACCCGAAGGCCGGCATGACATTCGCCGCGGCGCTGCGCTCGATCCTCCGCTCCGACCCGGACATCATCCTGCTGGGCGAGATCCGCGACGAGGAGACGGCGAAGATCGCCATCGAGTCGTCGCTGACCGGCCACCTCGTCCTGTCCACGCTGCACACCAACGACGCGCCGAGCTCGGTGACCCGACTGATCGAGATGGGGGTCGAGCCGTTCCTGGTCGGCTCGGCACTCGATTCCGTCATCGCCCAGCGCCTCGCCCGGCGGCTGTGCGCCAGGTGCAGGAAGGCGTCGACGGCCACCGCGGAGGAGCTGCGCATCGTCGGAGCGCCGCTGACGGACCCGCTGCCGACGGTCTACCGGCCGATCGGCTGCCCGGAGTGCTCCGAGACGGGCTACCGGGGCCGCATCGCGCTGCACGAGGTGATGGCGGTCGACGACGAGATCGAACGGCTGGCGTCGCAGAACGCGCCCGCCGCGGAGATCGCCGAGCATGCCGAGAGGGCCGGCATGACGAGGCTCCGGATGGATGGCTGGGCGAAGGTGCTGCTCGGCCACACGTCCATCGAAGAGATCCTGCGAGTGACGCTGTGA